Proteins co-encoded in one Aerococcaceae bacterium DSM 111021 genomic window:
- the addA gene encoding helicase-exonuclease AddAB subunit AddA, whose translation MHNIEPKPINSNFNDEQWQAIQLKGKNILVSASAGSGKTTVLIERIFNHILQGFANVDELLVVTFTEAAANEMKERMENRLKEAVNETLEPDEQRRLIHQLSLLPKANIQTLHSFCLEIIQNFFYLIDFNPNFSLITDQTQVQLIYQDVWDEMIAAIYDPAEDTRYITPPVYQSLLARYGNIRSDEDLFNTIIEIYKFARSQTNPTLWLSNANRASENFKDFKSSTLYKQTIQTVIETNAIQAIKLLEEATDMTRSISDEANVKYEPILSEELQQANALYELVRENKLEQLFSHASSIRFGTWKANKKTSDDFEIVSEMKALRDEAKEILTKNIKPIFTYDYPLTIQVEEELGQIIQALSQLALLFMERLSDHKTSINMIDYNDLEHFALDILAPLNRENEQRQISSAAQFYHDKFKEIMIDEYQDINDIQNDILYFLSHETRVELNKNLFMVGDVKQSIYGFRMAEPSLFLNRYLNYAHSEESELIILDKNYRSRDEVLQFTNFVFERIMDKDFGEIEYGKAESLTTGNKSFQPKAPHNDFNIQLLLFEKENQSSDEMDESISDDIALADTSLEAESHIIAQDIRNKITEGYLIYDKKLKQQRPVTFSDFVILTPTRKPFLIAQRILESYEVPIYAQKVENYFQRQEVQLMLALLKLIDNPLQDIPLVAILRSYFVQLDDEALSKIRIHSPNGLFYEAVMAYLNDSDSQRVETEIFQKLDRFFKQLSHWNDLSKRISLVDLIWAIYQETTFLDYVAGLNNGVQREANLHALYEKAREFEQSQYKGVFGFIRYIEKVMQQQNDLAEPVLLDSEQNFVRLMTVHASKGLEFPIVYIMDTAKKFNLQDARTKAYIASKHFGISSDYYDHDNRIKFDSFTKYAFKIEKENMLKAEEMRKLYVALTRCEQKLIIVGTVKNEEQWHDKQEDTQDKSDKKMKMVALQDRQSAASWLDWIRQALSKENTELSLAEFELSQVNIEFININSLKEQQIQYQIPTNYSQKPSLAKQISRVDLNKLHDYQIYNHMNQLFNHRYTYELATNTSSYQSVSELKRLYEEPRIDKIEYFSDRTGKSGENKKQERQKDSSTIQGIRYTEDTFEAPKFVDNLSKELNYAEIGSATHFLLQQLDFSSLHGKNRIEIEKILLKTSQNLVDDEHISDQLAKLINYDSVITFIESDLGQFTIKHAERVKKEQAFSYLTPALKLFERNIDAENIKELSQDQLLIHGVIDNFIEFDEDIVIYDYKTDRYKPYANMSKEEQIEQIINKYRFQISLYSKALTTAFNKPIRQAYIVLLDFGVSIPIETMYHF comes from the coding sequence ATGCATAATATTGAACCTAAACCGATAAATTCAAACTTCAATGATGAGCAGTGGCAAGCAATACAACTTAAGGGAAAAAATATTCTTGTATCTGCATCAGCCGGTTCAGGGAAAACAACGGTTTTAATTGAACGAATTTTTAACCATATTTTACAAGGTTTTGCGAATGTTGATGAATTACTAGTCGTAACATTTACTGAAGCAGCAGCGAATGAAATGAAAGAAAGAATGGAAAATAGATTAAAAGAAGCGGTGAATGAAACACTAGAACCAGATGAGCAAAGACGCTTAATTCATCAATTATCACTTTTACCTAAAGCCAATATCCAAACACTGCATTCGTTTTGTTTAGAAATTATTCAAAATTTCTTTTATTTAATCGATTTTAATCCAAACTTTTCATTAATTACTGATCAAACTCAAGTGCAACTTATATATCAGGATGTTTGGGATGAAATGATTGCTGCCATTTATGATCCAGCTGAAGATACAAGGTATATAACACCACCAGTGTATCAATCACTGTTAGCGCGTTATGGAAATATTCGATCTGATGAGGATTTATTTAATACTATCATAGAAATTTATAAATTTGCTCGTTCGCAGACGAATCCTACTTTATGGCTTTCAAATGCGAATCGTGCCAGTGAAAATTTCAAAGATTTTAAAAGTAGTACATTATATAAACAAACTATACAAACTGTTATTGAAACAAATGCCATTCAAGCTATAAAGTTATTAGAAGAAGCAACAGATATGACACGTTCCATCTCTGATGAGGCAAATGTGAAGTATGAACCGATATTAAGTGAAGAACTCCAACAGGCAAATGCTTTATACGAATTGGTGAGAGAAAACAAACTTGAACAATTATTTTCTCATGCAAGCTCAATTCGGTTTGGAACATGGAAAGCTAATAAGAAGACTTCTGATGATTTTGAGATAGTTAGTGAAATGAAAGCTTTGCGTGATGAAGCAAAAGAAATTTTAACTAAAAATATAAAACCGATTTTCACGTACGATTATCCACTAACAATACAAGTTGAAGAAGAATTAGGTCAAATAATTCAAGCATTATCACAATTAGCATTGTTATTTATGGAACGCTTATCAGACCATAAAACATCGATTAACATGATTGACTATAATGATTTGGAACACTTTGCACTAGATATACTAGCACCACTAAATAGGGAAAATGAACAACGCCAAATCAGTTCAGCAGCACAATTCTACCATGATAAGTTTAAAGAAATTATGATTGATGAATATCAAGATATTAACGATATTCAAAATGATATTTTATACTTCTTATCGCATGAAACAAGAGTAGAATTGAATAAGAACTTATTTATGGTAGGGGATGTTAAGCAATCGATTTATGGCTTTAGAATGGCTGAACCAAGTTTATTTTTAAATCGATACCTAAACTATGCTCATTCAGAGGAAAGCGAATTGATCATACTTGATAAAAATTATCGTTCTAGAGATGAAGTGTTGCAATTCACGAACTTCGTATTTGAACGTATAATGGATAAAGATTTTGGAGAAATCGAATACGGAAAAGCAGAATCATTAACGACAGGAAATAAATCATTTCAACCTAAAGCACCACATAATGATTTTAATATTCAATTGTTATTATTTGAAAAAGAAAATCAAAGTAGTGACGAAATGGATGAATCTATAAGTGACGACATCGCACTTGCTGATACATCTTTAGAAGCAGAAAGTCATATTATTGCTCAAGACATCCGAAATAAGATTACGGAAGGTTACTTAATTTATGATAAAAAGTTAAAACAACAAAGACCAGTTACATTTTCAGACTTTGTTATTCTAACACCAACAAGAAAGCCGTTTCTTATTGCGCAAAGAATATTAGAAAGTTATGAAGTGCCTATTTATGCTCAAAAAGTTGAGAATTATTTCCAAAGGCAAGAAGTTCAATTAATGTTGGCTCTATTAAAATTAATTGACAATCCCTTGCAGGATATTCCTTTGGTTGCCATCCTACGTTCATATTTTGTTCAATTGGATGATGAGGCGTTAAGCAAGATTCGAATTCATTCACCCAATGGATTATTCTATGAGGCAGTGATGGCTTATCTTAATGATAGTGATAGTCAACGAGTTGAGACAGAAATATTTCAGAAACTTGATCGATTCTTTAAACAACTCTCACATTGGAATGACTTATCAAAACGAATCTCATTAGTGGATTTAATTTGGGCTATTTATCAAGAAACAACATTTTTAGATTATGTTGCAGGGTTAAATAACGGTGTCCAACGTGAGGCGAATTTACATGCACTTTACGAGAAAGCACGTGAATTTGAACAAAGCCAATATAAAGGTGTTTTTGGCTTTATCAGATATATTGAAAAGGTTATGCAACAGCAAAATGACTTAGCGGAGCCAGTTCTACTTGACTCAGAACAAAATTTCGTCAGATTAATGACCGTGCATGCTAGTAAAGGGTTGGAATTCCCGATTGTTTACATTATGGATACCGCTAAAAAATTCAATTTACAAGATGCAAGAACGAAGGCATATATAGCATCAAAACACTTTGGTATTAGTTCAGACTATTATGATCATGATAACCGAATTAAGTTTGATTCATTTACAAAATACGCATTTAAAATCGAAAAAGAAAATATGTTAAAAGCAGAAGAAATGCGTAAATTATATGTTGCTTTAACGAGGTGTGAACAAAAATTAATTATTGTCGGAACGGTAAAAAATGAAGAACAGTGGCATGATAAACAAGAGGATACGCAAGATAAAAGCGACAAAAAAATGAAGATGGTCGCTTTACAAGATAGACAAAGTGCAGCGAGTTGGTTGGATTGGATTCGACAAGCACTATCTAAGGAAAATACTGAATTATCATTAGCAGAATTTGAGTTATCACAAGTAAATATTGAATTTATTAATATTAATAGTCTTAAAGAGCAACAAATTCAATATCAAATCCCAACTAATTATTCACAGAAACCAAGTTTAGCAAAACAGATTAGCCGTGTAGACTTGAATAAATTACATGATTATCAAATATATAATCATATGAATCAATTATTCAACCATAGGTATACTTACGAGTTAGCAACCAATACTTCCAGTTATCAATCTGTATCTGAATTAAAACGATTGTATGAAGAGCCACGAATTGATAAAATTGAGTATTTCTCTGACCGAACTGGTAAATCTGGTGAAAATAAAAAGCAAGAGCGACAAAAGGACTCTTCAACAATACAAGGAATACGTTATACGGAAGACACGTTTGAAGCACCTAAGTTCGTTGATAATCTATCTAAAGAGCTAAATTATGCAGAAATAGGGAGTGCAACCCATTTCTTACTGCAACAGCTAGATTTCTCTTCTCTACATGGAAAGAATCGTATTGAAATTGAAAAAATATTACTCAAAACCAGTCAGAACTTAGTGGATGATGAACATATTAGTGATCAACTAGCTAAATTGATAAATTATGATAGTGTCATTACTTTCATTGAAAGTGACTTAGGTCAATTCACCATCAAGCATGCTGAAAGAGTAAAAAAAGAACAAGCATTTTCATACTTAACGCCAGCATTAAAATTATTTGAAAGAAATATTGATGCTGAAAATATTAAAGAATTATCTCAAGATCAATTATTAATTCACGGTGTTATTGATAATTTTATTGAATTTGATGAAGATATAGTTATTTATGACTATAAAACAGATAGGTATAAACCTTATGCTAATATGTCAAAAGAAGAACAGATAGAACAAATAATAAATAAATACCGCTTCCAAATAAGTCTATATTCAAAAGCACTTACAACAGCATTTAATAAGCCTATAAGACAAGCATACATTGTGCTTTTAGATTTTGGAGTATCGATTCCAATAGAAACAATGTATCATTTTTAA
- a CDS encoding putative glycoside hydrolase, with protein sequence MSNHIIKKVNTITKAFVLLLISVFVLTSCQQTNTAEQEEPQYFTLPEVTPKYDSETISEFNNRVATNDTNRYEGLVIPNRPLLTQPDQLPSTLFYDSGVTIPYPEDGVKGVYLTAENVADEEYFNYIIDYINQTELNAVVIDFKDDWGNVIPPIETDNEDVQKNVLGSVDYSEALRVLEENEIYPIARITTFKDNLLAEARPDLSFMDTTTGETWSDGNSSKFINPFSQEAWDYVLTIAEEAAKLGFKDIQFDYIRFPEGFETFHAQLDYEIGDYSVFESDIPEEQGYERVAAINDFLTYADNRLTPYGVEISADIFGYTAVAGDAPDVRGIGQNFAQMAERVDVVSSMIYPSHWSEGFFGFDFPDYYPYEFTDAYINEELYVLDTVQNNVVSRPWLQDFTMYMQYGPNEVQGQINALAENGIHEFLLWNASGEYTQGVDYAPDVDSTIASE encoded by the coding sequence ATGTCCAACCATATAATTAAAAAAGTCAATACAATTACCAAAGCATTTGTATTACTTTTAATTTCAGTTTTTGTTTTAACAAGTTGCCAACAAACTAACACTGCTGAACAAGAAGAACCACAGTACTTTACTTTGCCTGAAGTTACTCCAAAGTATGATAGTGAAACAATATCTGAATTCAATAATCGTGTTGCAACAAATGACACAAATAGATATGAAGGCTTAGTTATTCCTAACCGACCACTGCTAACTCAACCAGATCAATTACCTTCTACACTTTTCTACGATAGTGGTGTAACAATTCCTTATCCAGAAGATGGAGTTAAAGGTGTATACTTGACTGCAGAAAATGTTGCCGATGAAGAATACTTCAATTATATAATTGATTATATTAACCAAACCGAACTAAACGCTGTTGTTATCGACTTTAAAGATGATTGGGGGAATGTTATTCCTCCTATCGAAACGGATAATGAAGATGTTCAAAAGAATGTACTTGGATCTGTAGACTATTCAGAGGCTTTACGTGTACTAGAAGAAAATGAGATTTATCCAATCGCCCGTATTACAACCTTTAAAGATAATTTGTTAGCGGAAGCTCGACCTGATTTATCTTTTATGGATACAACAACGGGTGAAACTTGGTCTGATGGTAACAGTTCTAAATTCATTAATCCATTTAGTCAAGAAGCTTGGGACTACGTCCTAACAATCGCTGAAGAAGCGGCTAAGTTAGGCTTTAAAGATATTCAATTTGATTATATCCGTTTCCCAGAAGGTTTTGAAACCTTCCATGCACAATTAGACTATGAAATTGGTGATTATTCAGTATTTGAATCCGATATTCCTGAAGAACAAGGTTATGAACGTGTTGCAGCTATTAATGACTTCTTAACTTATGCCGATAATCGTCTGACTCCTTATGGAGTTGAAATTAGTGCTGATATCTTCGGTTATACTGCCGTAGCTGGAGATGCTCCAGATGTTCGTGGTATTGGTCAAAACTTTGCTCAAATGGCTGAACGAGTTGATGTTGTATCGTCAATGATTTATCCATCTCACTGGAGTGAAGGATTCTTCGGCTTTGATTTTCCAGATTATTACCCTTACGAATTTACAGATGCATATATTAATGAAGAACTCTATGTCTTGGATACAGTTCAAAACAACGTAGTTTCTAGACCGTGGTTACAAGATTTCACTATGTATATGCAATATGGACCTAATGAAGTGCAAGGCCAAATTAATGCTCTTGCTGAAAATGGCATTCATGAATTTTTACTTTGGAATGCTAGTGGTGAGTACACACAAGGTGTTGACTATGCACCAGATGTAGACTCTACTATAGCTTCTGAATAA
- a CDS encoding YkyA family protein, with the protein MKHLNKSIILLFTTLFIAGCNNSVERTDRTVSLVQENVTSIVNELTEIQLAEGNIQAEFENTIANASDDLSYFANNDSPIQQNIQRRQEHLTKLEEVRSELDTLIEEFSNQVDKSPLPADQVTNQITQLQGLSQEITTYITDYRDTIETESIVYKSIANPETDYTSFFAVFDSVSKLHTTNKINLERILGYFEPINAQLINFKVYLANLQESN; encoded by the coding sequence ATGAAACATTTGAATAAATCTATAATACTCTTGTTTACCACACTATTTATTGCAGGCTGTAATAACTCAGTAGAAAGAACTGACAGAACAGTCAGTCTTGTCCAAGAGAATGTCACTAGTATCGTCAATGAATTAACTGAAATCCAACTAGCTGAAGGGAATATTCAAGCTGAATTTGAAAACACTATCGCGAATGCGAGTGATGATTTGTCATACTTTGCCAACAACGATTCACCTATTCAACAAAATATTCAGCGCCGACAAGAACACTTAACGAAATTAGAAGAAGTTCGTTCGGAATTGGATACTTTAATAGAGGAATTCTCTAATCAAGTTGACAAAAGTCCACTACCCGCAGATCAAGTAACGAATCAAATTACACAGTTACAAGGACTATCGCAAGAAATAACAACCTATATAACTGATTATCGTGACACCATTGAAACAGAGTCAATCGTATATAAATCTATCGCAAATCCAGAAACAGATTACACATCTTTCTTTGCTGTGTTTGACAGTGTTTCAAAATTACATACAACCAATAAAATTAATTTAGAACGAATTTTAGGTTACTTTGAACCCATCAATGCGCAATTAATTAATTTTAAAGTATATTTAGCTAATTTACAAGAATCAAATTAG
- a CDS encoding signal peptidase II: MFLSFFIAILLIIFDQIVKFLTVTNLQVGESAEGIPNVFDFFYLRNDGAGWGLFSGRINFFLIITVLAATYIIYLIIKNRDHHFVTRLSYGLILGGALGNFIDRVRIGYVIDMFRLKFIDFPIFNVADAALTAGVILLIIVILFFENTEDVL; this comes from the coding sequence ATGTTTTTATCATTTTTCATCGCTATATTGTTGATTATTTTTGATCAAATTGTCAAGTTTTTGACCGTAACAAATTTACAAGTAGGAGAATCAGCTGAAGGGATTCCAAATGTATTTGATTTTTTCTATTTACGAAATGATGGTGCAGGTTGGGGATTGTTCTCAGGTAGAATAAATTTCTTTCTGATTATAACTGTTTTGGCTGCGACCTACATTATTTATCTAATTATTAAGAATCGAGATCACCATTTTGTAACTCGATTGAGTTATGGTTTAATACTTGGTGGAGCGCTTGGAAACTTTATTGATCGTGTCCGTATTGGATACGTTATTGACATGTTCAGACTCAAGTTTATTGATTTTCCCATATTCAATGTTGCTGACGCTGCGCTGACTGCTGGTGTCATATTACTAATCATAGTAATATTATTTTTTGAAAATACAGAGGATGTTTTATAA
- a CDS encoding RluA family pseudouridine synthase, with translation MTNIKEVKKFELEGEIGRLDKVLVDLLSDETFSRSTIQKLLKNQHITVDGVHQKANYKLNGSETIEVTIPEEEQIDILPEDIPLDIVYEDSDVLVINKPVNMVVHPSKGHYTGTLVNALIFYLGDNLSESSEVVRPGIVHRIDKDTSGLIVVAKNNVAHQKLSEQLEDHSMGRSYIALVNDIIETPTGIIEAPIKRDPNNRVKFTTDHGGKYALTHFEVLETFAHNTLVKVELKTGRTHQIRVHFEFIEHPIVGDPLYRQGVGQMKGQLARLDDGQFLHAQSLHFIHPTTGEEMTFTTELPERFEEIIRTLR, from the coding sequence ATGACAAATATTAAAGAAGTAAAAAAGTTTGAATTAGAAGGAGAAATAGGACGCTTAGACAAAGTATTAGTCGATTTACTTTCGGATGAGACTTTTAGTCGCTCTACTATTCAAAAATTATTAAAGAACCAACATATTACTGTTGATGGAGTTCATCAAAAAGCTAATTATAAATTAAATGGTAGTGAAACTATCGAAGTAACAATTCCGGAAGAGGAGCAAATAGATATATTACCAGAGGATATACCTTTAGATATTGTTTATGAAGACAGCGATGTATTGGTTATCAATAAACCTGTAAATATGGTCGTTCATCCATCAAAAGGACATTACACTGGAACATTAGTTAATGCATTGATATTCTACTTAGGTGACAATCTTTCTGAAAGCAGTGAGGTTGTTCGTCCTGGAATTGTTCATAGAATTGACAAAGATACGTCTGGGTTGATTGTTGTTGCAAAAAACAATGTTGCACACCAAAAATTAAGTGAACAACTGGAAGACCATTCTATGGGACGCAGCTATATTGCTTTAGTGAATGATATTATCGAAACGCCAACTGGAATTATTGAAGCGCCAATTAAGCGTGATCCAAATAATCGAGTTAAATTTACAACTGATCATGGCGGTAAATATGCGTTAACCCACTTTGAAGTATTAGAGACATTTGCTCATAATACACTGGTTAAAGTGGAGTTAAAAACGGGACGTACCCATCAAATTCGTGTTCATTTTGAGTTTATCGAGCATCCAATTGTTGGTGATCCATTATATCGTCAAGGTGTTGGTCAAATGAAAGGTCAGCTTGCTCGCTTAGATGATGGTCAATTCCTGCATGCTCAATCACTTCATTTTATCCATCCAACTACAGGTGAGGAAATGACTTTCACAACTGAATTACCGGAAAGATTTGAAGAAATTATACGAACTTTACGTTAA
- a CDS encoding DUF2786 domain-containing protein, whose product MSINDKILDKIRNLLSLAEDGGNDEESQTALLMAQKLMLKYKISQDELNEGGQQEIIIKSISVYKRLYWWEKVLVKIIAENFRVMFYVQSNRLPHQKSVQRKLVLMGYPEDVELAYEVFFLAAESMKHYAGVHIKDNVEESTQAQAQIRKSYYQGFMDGLDHKFAKQREEMADDNEKFALIIQTPQDVVDKFNQEINGSLAFKQPELSRNTHAYHDGYDRGQNVSLTNKYLDQ is encoded by the coding sequence GTGTCAATCAATGATAAAATTCTCGATAAAATACGTAATTTATTATCATTAGCTGAAGATGGTGGTAATGACGAGGAGAGTCAAACAGCCTTATTAATGGCCCAGAAATTAATGCTGAAGTACAAAATTTCACAAGATGAATTAAACGAAGGCGGACAGCAAGAAATTATCATTAAATCAATTTCCGTGTATAAACGATTATATTGGTGGGAGAAAGTTTTAGTGAAAATAATTGCTGAAAACTTCAGAGTGATGTTTTACGTTCAAAGTAATCGTCTTCCCCATCAAAAAAGCGTCCAAAGAAAACTTGTTTTGATGGGCTATCCTGAGGATGTAGAATTAGCTTACGAAGTGTTTTTTTTAGCGGCTGAGTCGATGAAGCATTATGCTGGTGTTCATATCAAAGATAACGTTGAAGAATCCACACAAGCCCAAGCTCAAATTCGAAAATCATATTACCAAGGATTTATGGACGGCTTGGACCATAAGTTTGCGAAACAAAGAGAAGAAATGGCCGATGACAATGAAAAATTCGCTCTAATTATTCAAACACCTCAAGATGTTGTAGATAAGTTCAATCAAGAGATTAACGGTTCTCTTGCCTTTAAACAGCCAGAATTAAGTCGAAACACTCATGCTTACCATGATGGTTATGACCGGGGGCAAAATGTTTCATTAACAAATAAATACTTGGATCAATAA